A single genomic interval of Hafnia alvei harbors:
- a CDS encoding MFS transporter encodes MKVKGLRWWIIALVTVGTITNYLSRSALGIAAPTLIKELGITQQQYSYVVSAFQATYALAAPVVGYVIDIIGVKWGIAIFAIGWSVANIAHGTAGGWQSLAFWRGTMGVTESSANPAGMKVVAEWFPAKERGLACGIYSMGTSLGAMLAPPLVVWAILEYNWEMSFIITGAVGLIWVVLWLFFYQSPEKNPALSDEERILIADGQVKSTENVQRVKLKDMLTNRNLWGISLPRFMADPAWGTLHYWMPLYLVTERHLDMAHVAMFTWLPFLTSDLGCIFSGIMARYLNNRGITIINSRRITYTFAACLMVSMAFICHVENIYLAVALFCIAGFAHQCLSITVITMSSDLFNKSEVATATGFAALSGGTGNFLFSMFLGASVAVIGYNFFFVGLGFFDLIGAAFLWTLVKEKKTHNTTQQTAFI; translated from the coding sequence ATGAAAGTTAAAGGATTACGTTGGTGGATAATTGCGCTCGTTACCGTAGGGACAATCACCAACTATTTATCTCGCAGCGCATTAGGAATTGCCGCGCCAACCTTAATTAAAGAACTTGGCATCACTCAGCAACAATATTCATACGTCGTCAGTGCATTTCAAGCAACCTACGCGCTGGCTGCGCCGGTGGTGGGATACGTCATCGATATCATCGGTGTTAAGTGGGGAATTGCCATTTTTGCTATCGGTTGGTCTGTTGCCAATATTGCGCATGGCACGGCTGGCGGCTGGCAGTCTCTCGCATTTTGGCGAGGTACCATGGGCGTTACTGAATCTTCGGCAAATCCTGCCGGTATGAAAGTAGTGGCTGAATGGTTTCCCGCTAAAGAGCGCGGCTTGGCCTGCGGGATCTACAGTATGGGAACGTCCCTCGGCGCAATGCTGGCGCCTCCCTTGGTAGTTTGGGCAATACTCGAATATAACTGGGAAATGTCCTTTATTATCACCGGTGCGGTTGGTCTCATCTGGGTGGTTCTATGGCTATTTTTTTATCAGTCACCAGAAAAAAATCCGGCGTTGTCAGATGAAGAGCGTATTTTGATCGCCGATGGGCAGGTGAAATCTACGGAGAACGTCCAGCGAGTTAAACTCAAGGATATGCTCACTAATCGCAATTTATGGGGCATTTCCCTGCCGCGTTTTATGGCCGATCCCGCATGGGGAACGTTGCATTATTGGATGCCTCTTTATTTAGTCACCGAACGTCATCTCGATATGGCTCATGTGGCTATGTTTACCTGGCTCCCTTTTTTAACCTCAGATTTAGGCTGTATTTTCTCAGGAATAATGGCGCGCTATTTAAATAATCGCGGCATCACCATTATTAATTCACGCCGTATTACCTACACCTTTGCGGCCTGTCTCATGGTCAGCATGGCGTTTATCTGCCACGTCGAAAATATCTATTTGGCTGTCGCACTATTTTGCATTGCTGGTTTTGCACATCAATGTCTCTCTATTACCGTTATCACCATGTCGTCAGATTTATTTAATAAATCCGAAGTGGCAACGGCGACCGGTTTCGCCGCGCTCAGCGGGGGAACGGGAAACTTTCTTTTCTCAATGTTCTTAGGCGCGTCCGTCGCCGTGATTGGTTACAACTTCTTCTTTGTCGGCTTAGGGTTCTTTGATCTTATTGGTGCTGCCTTCTTATGGACCTTGGTCAAAGAGAAAAAAACGCATAACACCACGCAGCAAACTGCTTTCATATAA
- a CDS encoding oligogalacturonate-specific porin KdgM family protein: MKKQIISVISLLIAATPLISHALTFDVRGGYRAGSHSYESRFKVSESWKNGWWASMETDNKNNKNNGKGPNGADQSDSAHSLGDITSDYNEIETNYTYTLTDKWSLQPGGILHWSSKGTQIRPYFRINYKITPELSTSLRYRYDYNAYETTNDNGEYHRDSVNRLDLYLGYKINKQWSVLYQGTVYKHASDKYEYKNGKTWSTENAFTLRYKWNDWFSPYIEYDYLDKQGYYDGEGNIPESRYRIGMTFTL; encoded by the coding sequence ATGAAAAAACAGATTATTTCTGTAATCAGTTTACTGATTGCAGCGACCCCCCTCATCTCTCATGCGCTTACCTTCGACGTACGTGGCGGATATCGAGCAGGAAGCCACAGCTATGAGTCCCGCTTTAAAGTCAGCGAAAGCTGGAAAAATGGCTGGTGGGCCAGTATGGAGACCGATAATAAAAACAACAAAAACAATGGAAAAGGGCCTAACGGCGCCGATCAAAGCGATAGTGCCCATTCGTTGGGAGATATTACTTCGGACTATAACGAAATCGAGACCAACTATACCTACACATTAACCGATAAATGGAGTCTTCAGCCCGGTGGCATTTTACACTGGAGCAGTAAAGGCACACAGATTCGGCCTTATTTCAGGATCAACTATAAGATAACACCCGAACTCAGCACCAGCCTACGCTATCGTTATGATTACAATGCTTATGAAACGACAAATGATAATGGCGAATATCATCGCGATAGCGTTAATCGCTTAGATTTATATCTTGGTTATAAAATAAATAAACAGTGGAGCGTATTATATCAAGGCACGGTCTATAAACATGCCAGCGATAAGTATGAATATAAAAATGGGAAAACCTGGTCTACGGAAAATGCTTTCACACTGCGCTATAAGTGGAACGATTGGTTTAGCCCATACATCGAATATGATTATTTAGATAAACAAGGATATTACGACGGCGAAGGAAATATTCCTGAATCACGCTATCGTATTGGCATGACATTTACCTTGTAA